The following coding sequences are from one Mugil cephalus isolate CIBA_MC_2020 chromosome 9, CIBA_Mcephalus_1.1, whole genome shotgun sequence window:
- the lpar6a gene encoding lysophosphatidic acid receptor 6a, whose translation MNNTTDINCTKNDGFKYPLYSTVFSIVFVIGLITNVVAIYIFTCSLKLRNETTTYMMNLVVSDLLFVFTLPLRVFYFINQSWPFGGMLCKVSVSLFYTNMYGSILFLTCISVDRFLAIVHPFRSRAVRTKRNAKIVCVAVWVLVLAGSLPTGFLLNSTTTSKDNATSCFENFSSKQWKSHLSKVVIFIETVGFLIPLLLNVFCSIMVLQTLRRPQTVSRGGKLNKTKILRMIVVHLCIFCFCFIPYNVNLVFYSLVRTKTLEGCSVESVVRTIYPIALCIAVSNCCFDPIVYYFTSETIQNSIKRKSQANSKCDVKFSEALQSESSSNLQCSLRTLKAKVFHGDASV comes from the coding sequence ATGAACAACACCACAGACATAAACTGCACCAAGAATGATGGGTTCAAATACCCACTGTACAGCACAGTCTTCAGCATCGTGTTCGTGATCGGACTCATCACCAACGTCGTGGCCATTTACATCTTCACCTGCTCCTTGAAGCTGAGGAACGAGACCACGACCTACATGATGAACCTGGTGGTGTCGGACCTGCTGTTTGTCTTCACGCTGCCGCTGAGAGTCTTCTACTTCATCAACCAGAGCTGGCCTTTCGGAGGCATGCTCTGCAAGGTGTCCGTCTCGCTCTTCTACACCAACATGTACGGCAGCATTCTCTTCCTCACCTGCATCAGCGTGGATCGCTTTTTGGCCATTGTGCACCCTTTCCGATCGCGGGCGGTCAGGACAAAGCGAAATGCTAAAATCGTGTGTGTTGCCGTATGGGTGCTGGTGCTGGCCGGGAGTCTCCCCACTGGGTTCCTGCTGAACAGCACCACGACCAGCAAGGATAACGCCACCTCGTGCTTCGAGAACTTTTCATCCAAACAGTGGAAATCTCACCTGTCAAAAGTGGTGATCTTCATAGAGACAGTGGGCTTCCTCATCCCACTgctgctgaatgtgttttgctCCATCATGGTGTTGCAGACACTGCGCCGCCCCCAGACGGTCAGTCGCGGGGGGAagctgaacaaaacaaagatcCTGCGCATGATAGTTGTGCACCtctgcattttttgtttctgcttcatccCCTACAACGTGAACCTGGTTTTCTACTCCCTGGTCCGCACCAAAACGTTAGAAGGCTGCTCCGTGGAGTCGGTGGTTCGAACCATCTACCCTATAGCCCTCTGCATTGCTGTATCCAACTGCTGCTTCGATCCCATTGTTTACTACTTCACCTCGGAGACCATCCAGAACTCCATCAAGAGGAAGTCTCAGGCCAACAGCAAATGCGACGTCAAGTTCTCGGAGGCCCTGCAGTCAGAATCCAGCTCCAATCTCCAGTGCAGCCTGAGGACTCTCAAAGCTAAAGTGTTCCACGGTGACGCTTCTGTGTGA